Proteins encoded together in one Plasmodium brasilianum strain Bolivian I chromosome 4, whole genome shotgun sequence window:
- a CDS encoding RTR1 domain-containing protein encodes MSAGKDVKLLFERERKISSLARIYHRKLETLLIYINIPSKKKGTISFDDFFNINEICSYINTIHSVESEEVGKRYGSDKNNRRTKKKDDSRGESANTYGSDYNVQNNKDGINSTDEEILSDKNTNNTNNDENDVIIIKTDTDIFIKNLLIFLNNLIVLYFSRSNLVDVCINRRSYNKCGFYACDNIFLNNLNKSKYKIDIKNKNIYLREYYDLFCSTKCMNFNLYLLKQIIHNSRNSTESINLKKKCQLIHIMFLTFFPFFKFHDITYLFNNIDNLKIVNNKIYIQDYGKQLNINEKRGNEQQPVHQNLGQNEKKGNTSNQHNDHTHLNMLTNPDSVYIEIVEKQNDDIANVKGNSTVVVNGHIERGAHQGKEQITSAAGASNGTGKRIESEAALEAASEVEDLEGDLATNIGVNVPKMNEIIVEPPLSRNNSNSKTCNEKKVRKSKNVSFNEDIKLFKYHKDERVNEYTIGRTCLGKDAKEENVMIKLGGKLKNCKYLEFEENSNILTQTFFKFNENMCNKLIEEVDRNLFKSTKVNETDRKWNNKELPKKFSKLLLPSKNEKAVNSNKHDSNNSTCTVNKKENQEINENINEGLNNKIDDVIISKNDSDNMNEKICNEEKTDGDEEAFIKISKTDEREKKKNENITDDEMNTICEQVRNGTYVNKKYSFDNILQQTKLDESKIIGFDYGKEDFIKIASQKMNEINLKHDKEKKEKKIILLNTLNENKISVSNNLHTRSENCKDTYQDGSANEELMIEEKTNDEKTNDEKTNDEKTNDEKTNDEKTNDEKTNDEKTNDEKTNDEKLQTNGNKCSYFNENKRDYDEVVTGICEAGVNNTEMRSNNDKGEQKMSIDNEDEEEQKMSSDIDEEEQKMSIDNEDEEQIQLQNLLMEKKKKIREEYIEKFKTNFPSLFGGLYIDQKKSGKCANKVDDGKLCTDEIRDDELRDDAKFGEDTKGPQKCNNKYVYSTSTGSAYEDMSLYIVLWDIFTSNISKYTVHFFQKSELIIPKSLNEVERARKNEFLYNISQYMPIYINSISSIILNICRTFLFHKPLFPFKKIIYKSIICVIASAIIKHKAELIPACELKNIKKAEDYLKFENNIDEEELNELSVLFFQNNFY; translated from the coding sequence ATGAGTGCCGGGAAAGACGTAAAATTGTTGTTTGAACGGGAAAGAAAGATAAGCAGCCTGGCCAGAATATACCATAGGAAGCTAGAAACACTGCTcatctatataaatataccaaGTAAAAAGAAAGGCACCATTAGTTTTGatgatttttttaatataaatgaaatatgttcatacataaatactATACATAGTGTCGAGTCAGAGGAAGTGGGGAAGAGATATGGGAGTGATAAGAATAATagaagaacaaaaaagaaggaTGACAGTAGAGGCGAAAGTGCTAACACATATGGTAGTGATTATAATgtgcaaaataataaagatggAATCAACTCAACTGATGAGGAAATACTTAGCGATAAGAATactaataatacaaataatgatgaaaacgatgtaataataataaaaacagacacagatatttttataaagaatCTTCTCATATTTCTAAACAATTTGAttgttctttatttttcaagAAGTAACCTAGTTGATGTATGTATTAACAGGAGAAGTTACAACAAGTGCGGCTTTTATGCAtgtgataatatttttctaaataatttaaataaaagcaaatacaaaatagatataaaaaataaaaatatatacttgagagaatattatgatttattttgttcaacaaaatgtatgaattttaatttatatcttttaaaacAGATAATTCATAATAGCAGAAATTCTACAGAAAGtataaacttaaaaaaaaaatgtcaaTTGATACATATTATGTTCTTaaccttttttcctttttttaaatttcatgatataacatatttatttaataatattgataatttaaaaattgtcaataataaaatatatatacaagatTATGGGAAAcagttaaatataaatgaaaaaagaggaaatgaACAACAACCTGTTCACCAAAATTTAggacaaaatgaaaaaaaagggaatacCTCAAACCAACACAATGATCATACTCACTTGAACATGCTAACTAATCCAGATAGCGTATATATCGAAATTGTTGAAAAGCAAAATGACGATATTGCAAATGTAAAGGGGAACAGTACTGTCGTGGTGAATGGGCATATTGAAAGGGGTGCACATCAAGGAAAGGAACAGATCACAAGTGCAGCGGGAGCATCCAACGGAACGGGGAAGCGCATCGAAAGTGAAGCGGCACTGGAAGCGGCAAGTGAAGTGGAAGACCTAGAAGGAGACCTCGCCACTAACATAGGCGTGAATGTACCTAAGATGAACGAAATTATAGTAGAGCCCCCATTGAGTCGGAATAACAGTAACAGCAAAACATGCAACGAAAAGAAAGTAAGGAAAAGCAAAAATGTGAGCTTCAACGAGgatataaaactttttaaataccATAAAGATGAACGAGTAAATGAATACACCATTGGTAGAACATGCTTGGGGAAAGATGCAAAAGAGGAGAACGTAATGATAAAGCTAGggggaaaattaaaaaattgtaaatatctcgaatttgaagaaaattctaatattttaactcaaacatttttcaaatttaacGAAAATATGTGCAATAAATTAATAGAAGAAGTGGATAGAAATTTGTTCAAATCAACAAAAGTAAATGAAACGGATCGGAAATGGAATAATAAAGAGCTTCCAAAAAAATTTAGCAAATTATTATTGCCTTCCAAAAATGAGAAAGCGGTAAATAGTAACAAACATGACAGTAACAATTCCACATGtactgttaataaaaaagagaaccaagaaataaatgaaaatatcaATGAAGGactaaataacaaaattgaTGATGTgataataagtaaaaatgacAGTGATAAcatgaatgaaaaaatttgcaATGAGGAGAAAACTGATGGAGATGAAGAGGCGTTTATCAAAATTTCAAAAACTgatgaaagagaaaaaaaaaaaaatgaaaatattacgGATGATGAAATGAATACAATTTGTGAACAAGTCAGAAATGGCACgtatgttaataaaaaatattcatttgataatatattacaacaaACAAAATTAGATGAATCAAAAATTATAGGATTTGATTATGGAAAAGAAgactttataaaaattgcttctcaaaaaatgaacgaaattaatttaaaacacgataaagaaaaaaaggaaaaaaaaattattttattaaatacgttaaatgaaaataaaatatcagTAAGCAATAATTTACACACACGTAGTGAAAATTGCAAAGATACTTATCAGGATGGAAGTGCGAATGAGGAATTAATGATTGAGGAGAAAACGAATGATGAGAAAACGAATGATGAAAAAACGAATGATGAAAAAACGAATGATGAAAAAACGAATGATGAAAAAACGAATGATGAAAAAACGAATGATGAAAAAACGAATGATGAAAAAACGAATGATGAAAAGTTGCAAACAAATGGGAATAAATGTTCCTACtttaatgaaaacaaaagaGACTATGATGAAGTAGTCACAGGCATATGTGAAGCAGGGGTGAACAATACCGAAATGAGGAGCAACAATGACAAGGGGGAGCAGAAAATGAGTATTGATAACGAGGACGAGGAGGAGCAGAAAATGAGTTCTGACATTGACGAGGAGGAGCAGAAAATGAGTATTGATAACGAGGACGAGGAGCAGATACAACTACAGAACTTgttaatggaaaaaaagaaaaaaattagagaGGAATATATTGAAAAGTTTAAGACCAATTTCCCATCGCTTTTTGGAGGCTTATATATAGACCAGAAAAAAAGTGGTAAATGTGCTAACAAGGTGGATGATGGAAAATTGTGTACAGACGAAATACGAGATGATGAATTGCGGGATGACGCAAAATTCGGGGAGGACACAAAGGGACCGCAAAAATGCAATAACAAATACGTATACAGCACAAGTACAGGTAGTGCTTACGAAGATATGTCTTTGTATATAGTTTTATGGGATATATTTACAAGTAACATTTCCAAGTATACTGTTCACTTCTTTCAGAAGAGTGAACTTATTATTCCAAAATCTTTAAATGAAGTTGAAAGAgcaagaaaaaatgaatttttatataatatttctcAGTATATgcccatatatattaattccaTTTCGtccattattttaaatatctgtagaacttttttatttcataaacctttatttcctttcaaaaaaataatatataaatcaaTCATATGTGTTATTGCAAGTGcaattataaaacataagGCAGAATTAATTCCTGCAtgtgaattaaaaaatattaagaaagcagaggattatttaaaatttgaaaataatattgacGAAGAAGAATTAAATGAGTTGTCTGTGCTTTTTTTTCAGAACAATTTCTACTAA
- a CDS encoding T-complex protein 1 subunit theta — protein sequence MSICVKRSSIYLNAYYGFEKASPKKGSISSLTKRSYIPSFANKVGLNAILKDGYRIVKNNEEAILKNIEACKEICAILQTSLGPKCMNKLIINHINKKIVSSDCITILKDLDINHPVVNILKKLSETMNYEYGDFTNYVFTITTEMLDKASFLIEQGFNINDILRGFLLGYNEIERVFPELIAWELENVYDENEIKKVIRSVMITKNLSNNYDIIIDLVAKCVSTLMPEKIENFDVDNIRVSKLNGGNLVDSHFLMGMVLAKETNGIVKKKENANVIILNCGLEAATTETKGTVLLHNAQELLNFTKGEEEQMKKIIESIKEQGVDVIIVNGAISDIAQHFCDANDIMTLKITSKYETLRLSKLLNISSLVKLAVPKPEEIGTASSIYVSEIASKKVTVVNSKNKKVGTIILRGATHNLLDEVERCVHDGINSVKNAIKSNSFLYGGGCVEIQLCERLKKYARELKGVDNYSVKIFAESFHVIPRILATNCGYNFTDVINELTNEHNKGNTEACVNVNKYTHITSAKDNHIYDNYKCKKYAIDLAIDAVQTILKIDQIILAKPSGGPKPRDKNPDYDDAF from the exons ATGTCCATCTGTGTGAAGCGAAGCAGTATTTATCTAAATGCTTATTACGGATTCGAAAAAGCTTCCCCTAAAAAAGGGTCCATAAGTTCGTTGACCAAGCGGAGTTATATTCCGTCC TTTGCCAACAAGGTAGGGCTGAACGCCATCCTAAAGGACGGCTACAGGATAGTAAAGAATAACGAGGAAgctatattaaaaaacatagaGGCATGCAAAGAGATCTGTGCAATTCTTCAAACATCACTGGGACCAAAATGCATGAACaagttaataataaatcataTCAATAAGAAAATCGTGTCAAGTGACTGCATAACGATCTTAAAAGATTTAGACATTAATCATCCTGTTGTtaacattttaaagaaattatcAGAAACAATGAATTATGAGTATGGGGATTTTACcaattatgtatttacaaTAACAACTGAGATGTTAGATAAGGCTAGTTTTTTAATCGAACAAGGATTTAacataaatgatatattaagaGGTTTTTTGTTAGgatataatgaaatagaaAGGGTTTTTCCTGAATTGATTGCATGGGAATTAGAAAATGtttatgatgaaaatgaaataaagaaagTGATAAGGTCAGTTATGATAACAAAAAATCTATCAAACAATTATGATATCATAATTGATTTAGTAGCTAAATGTGTTAGTACCTTAATGCCAGAAAAAATCGAGAATTTCGATGTAGATAATATTAGAGTGTCAAAGTTAAATGGGGGAAACTTAGTAGATTCTCATTTCTTGATGGGTATGGTGTTAGCTAAAGAAACAAATggaatagtaaaaaaaaaggaaaacgcTAATGTGATAATATTGAATTGCGGATTAGAAGCAGCAACAACAGAAACTAAAGGAACtgtattattacataatgCACAAgaacttttaaattttacaaaagGGGAAGaagaacaaatgaaaaaaataattgagaGTATAAAAGAACAAGGTGTAgatgttattattgttaatggTGCTATTTCTGATATAGCTCAACACTTCTGTGATGCTAATGATATTATGACTTTGAAAATTACATCAAAATATGAAACTCTGCGATTATCTaaattattgaatatatCGTCTTTAGTTAAGTTAGCTGTACCAAAACCTGAAGAAATTGGTACAGCATcatctatatatgtatctgAAATAGCATCTAAAAAGGTTACTGTCGttaattctaaaaataagaaagtaGGTACAATTATTTTAAGAGGGGCTACACATAATCTTCTAGATGAAGTAGAAAGATGTGTACATGATGGTATCAATTCTGTTAAAAATGCTATCAAAAGCAATTCGTTTCTATATGGTGGTGGTTGTGTTGAAATTCAGCTTTGTGagagattaaaaaaatatgctcgTGAGTTAAAGGGTGTAGATAATTATagtgtaaaaatttttgcaGAATCGTTTCATGTTATTCCAAGGATATTAGCTACCAACTGTGGGTATAACTTCACCGATGTTATAAACGAACTTACAAATGAACATAATAAAGGGAATACGGAAGCTTGCGTAAATGTTAACAAATACACACACATCACTTCTGCTAAggataatcatatatatgataattataaatgcAAAAAGTATGCTATCGATTTAGCTATTGATGCTGTTCAAACTATTCTTAAAATAGATCAGATCATTTTGGCTAAACCCTCCGGAGGACCCAAACCGAGGGACAAGAACCCGGACTATGACGACGCGTTCTAA